One window from the genome of Nitrospiraceae bacterium encodes:
- a CDS encoding IS630 family transposase yields the protein MFTAATALPCDAKQKKRLEDLVRAGKTPQKVALRAKIVLLAARGLSNNRIAKEMQTTRPTVLLWRTRFERFGYPGLLKDWQRPGRKPKISEETVREVIELTLHRQPKGATHWSTRTLAKQTGLSHVAIQRIWKHHGLQPHRVETFKISTDDRFVEKIRDIVGLYLKPPERALVLSVDEKSQIQALDRTQPGLPMKRGRCGTMTHDYKRHGTTTLFAALNMLDGTVIGECLPRHRSQEFIRFLKTIDHATPPALDLHLIVDNYSTHKSPAVQRWLKRHPRVHFHFTPTSASWLNMVERWFRELTQRRLRRGVFKSVPDLIAAIEDFLRHHNENPKIFTWHKDADTILAKIKHCKEALVT from the coding sequence ATGTTTACCGCCGCGACAGCCCTCCCGTGTGACGCTAAGCAAAAGAAGCGTTTGGAAGATCTTGTCCGGGCAGGAAAAACCCCGCAGAAGGTGGCGTTGCGAGCGAAGATCGTTTTACTTGCCGCCCGTGGACTGTCGAACAACCGGATTGCCAAAGAGATGCAGACGACTCGCCCCACCGTGTTATTGTGGCGCACGCGATTTGAGCGGTTTGGTTATCCGGGACTCCTGAAAGATTGGCAACGGCCCGGACGCAAACCGAAGATTTCGGAGGAAACTGTGCGCGAAGTGATCGAGCTCACCTTGCATCGTCAACCGAAAGGAGCGACCCATTGGAGTACGCGCACGTTGGCGAAGCAAACCGGGCTGTCGCATGTCGCGATCCAACGCATCTGGAAACACCATGGCCTGCAGCCCCATCGGGTGGAGACGTTCAAAATCTCCACAGACGACCGGTTTGTCGAAAAGATTCGGGATATTGTTGGGTTATATCTGAAGCCACCCGAACGGGCCCTGGTGCTGTCCGTGGATGAAAAAAGTCAAATCCAAGCCCTGGATCGTACGCAGCCGGGCTTGCCTATGAAACGGGGACGCTGCGGCACGATGACGCATGATTATAAACGACATGGGACGACGACCCTTTTTGCCGCCCTCAATATGCTTGATGGCACGGTCATCGGGGAGTGTTTACCCCGCCACCGGAGTCAAGAGTTTATCAGGTTTCTGAAGACCATCGACCATGCCACGCCTCCTGCGCTGGATCTGCATCTCATCGTGGACAATTACAGCACCCATAAAAGTCCAGCTGTGCAACGCTGGCTCAAGCGACATCCGCGCGTGCACTTCCATTTCACTCCCACGAGCGCGTCGTGGCTGAATATGGTTGAGCGGTGGTTTCGAGAGCTGACGCAACGCCGGCTTCGACGCGGGGTGTTCAAAAGCGTGCCAGACCTCATTGCCGCCATTGAAGACTTTCTGCGCCATCATAATGAGAACCCCAAAATTTTCACCTGGCATAAGGATGCAGACACGATCCTTGCCAAGATCAAGCATTGTAAAGAAGCGTTAGTTACATAA
- a CDS encoding methionine adenosyltransferase — MRQTNFLFTSESVTEGHPDKIADQISDGILDAIIAKDKNCRVACETILTTGIAFVAGEISTRAYVEIPEIIRETIREVGYTDATWGFDYSTCSVLTAIHNQSGDIAMGVDSGGAGDQGLMFGYASNETPELMPMPIILAHRLTRRLAEVRKKNILPWVRPDGKSQVTVEYKNGKPVRIDTIVLSTQHSDAVTSKKIEKDVMEKVIIPVMPKKFFNQKNIKFHINPTGRFVTGGPMGDTGLTGRKIIVDTYGGVGSHGGGAFSGKDPSKVDRSASYMARYIAKNVVAAQLAEKCEVQLAYAIGVAEPVSVLVDTKGTEKASVEQIEKLIIKHFPLTPRGIIEHLKLRRPIYKRTAAYGHFGRNEPGFTWEKTDIANLLRKGAGL; from the coding sequence ATGAGACAAACCAATTTTCTCTTTACCTCGGAATCGGTTACGGAAGGGCATCCGGATAAGATTGCCGATCAAATTTCCGACGGTATACTTGACGCAATCATTGCAAAAGACAAGAACTGCAGAGTGGCCTGTGAAACCATTCTGACTACGGGAATCGCCTTTGTGGCCGGAGAAATATCCACCAGGGCGTATGTAGAAATTCCTGAAATTATTCGTGAGACGATTCGTGAGGTGGGATATACCGATGCGACATGGGGATTCGATTACAGTACCTGCTCCGTGTTAACGGCCATTCATAACCAATCGGGCGACATTGCCATGGGTGTGGATTCAGGTGGCGCTGGCGATCAAGGGTTAATGTTCGGGTATGCCTCGAATGAGACCCCTGAACTCATGCCCATGCCCATTATCCTTGCGCACCGTTTAACCAGAAGACTGGCAGAAGTTCGAAAAAAGAATATTCTCCCCTGGGTTCGACCTGACGGAAAGTCACAGGTGACGGTTGAATATAAAAATGGGAAACCCGTTCGCATTGACACCATCGTCCTTTCTACGCAACACAGCGATGCGGTCACCTCAAAGAAAATCGAAAAAGATGTGATGGAAAAAGTAATTATTCCCGTCATGCCTAAAAAATTTTTCAATCAAAAAAATATCAAATTTCACATTAATCCCACCGGACGATTTGTCACTGGTGGCCCCATGGGGGACACCGGACTGACTGGACGAAAAATCATCGTAGACACTTATGGCGGAGTTGGCAGTCACGGAGGAGGAGCTTTTTCCGGAAAAGACCCCAGCAAGGTAGACCGATCCGCCTCATACATGGCCAGATATATTGCTAAAAATGTCGTTGCAGCCCAATTGGCGGAAAAATGTGAAGTGCAGTTGGCCTATGCCATCGGAGTTGCAGAACCAGTTTCTGTTTTGGTTGATACAAAGGGGACAGAAAAAGCGTCCGTTGAACAGATTGAAAAGCTCATCATCAAGCACTTTCCGTTGACTCCAAGAGGCATCATCGAGCATCTCAAGTTGCGCCGCCCAATTTACAAAAGAACTGCAGCATACGGACATTTTGGTCGAAACGAACCAGGATTCACCTGGGAAAAAACCGACATCGCCAATTTACTCCGAAAAGGTGCAGGCCTTTAA
- a CDS encoding adenosylhomocysteinase — protein sequence MTKAASTDYKVADIRLADWGRKELRIAETEMPALMALREKYHASQPLKGAKILGCIHMTIQTGVLIETLIELGAEVRWSSCNIFSTQDHAAAAIAAKGIPVFAWKGETEQEYEWCLEQTILKDGQPWDANMVLDDGGDLTMMLHQKYPAMLNQIHGITEETTTGVHRLQEMLKKGTLKVPAINVNDSITKSKNDNKYGCRHSLNDAIKRATDHLLSGKKALVIGYGDVGKGSAQSLRQEGMIVKISEIDPICAMQACMDGYEVVSPYKGGINTGKVEDTNSDLLQNTDIVVTATGNLNVCDSAILRSLKSGAVVCNIGHFDNEIDTAFMRKNWKWEEVKPQVHTVYRDKASNDHLILLSEGRLVNLGNGTGHPSRVMDGSFANQVLAQIYLYERKFADQKDGPITVQVLPKHLDEEVAAHMVRGFGGVITKLTQTQADYIHVPINGPFKEDSYKY from the coding sequence ATGACTAAAGCCGCCTCAACTGACTATAAAGTTGCGGATATCCGTCTAGCCGATTGGGGACGAAAAGAATTACGTATTGCCGAAACAGAAATGCCGGCATTGATGGCCCTTCGAGAGAAATATCACGCCTCCCAACCATTAAAAGGGGCCAAAATTCTTGGCTGCATTCACATGACTATTCAGACCGGGGTGTTAATTGAAACGCTCATCGAACTGGGAGCTGAAGTTCGCTGGTCTTCCTGTAATATCTTTTCAACACAGGATCATGCTGCGGCTGCCATCGCCGCAAAGGGAATTCCTGTATTTGCCTGGAAGGGTGAAACAGAACAAGAATATGAGTGGTGCCTAGAACAAACCATTTTAAAAGATGGCCAACCGTGGGATGCCAACATGGTTCTGGATGACGGTGGGGACTTGACAATGATGCTCCACCAAAAATACCCCGCCATGTTAAACCAAATTCATGGAATTACTGAAGAAACAACCACCGGGGTTCATCGCCTGCAGGAAATGCTAAAAAAGGGCACGCTAAAGGTTCCAGCCATTAATGTGAATGATTCAATCACCAAGTCAAAAAATGATAATAAGTATGGTTGCCGACACAGCTTAAATGACGCGATTAAACGCGCGACTGATCACCTCCTGTCAGGAAAAAAGGCCCTCGTGATTGGATACGGCGACGTTGGGAAGGGCTCGGCTCAATCACTCCGACAGGAAGGCATGATTGTCAAAATTTCAGAGATTGATCCCATCTGTGCCATGCAAGCCTGCATGGATGGGTATGAAGTGGTCTCTCCTTATAAAGGTGGGATCAATACAGGCAAAGTCGAAGACACCAACTCCGACCTTCTCCAGAACACGGATATTGTCGTCACAGCTACCGGCAACTTGAATGTCTGCGATTCAGCCATCCTGCGATCCTTAAAATCCGGGGCGGTCGTTTGCAATATCGGTCACTTCGACAATGAAATCGATACTGCCTTCATGCGAAAGAACTGGAAATGGGAAGAAGTAAAACCTCAGGTACATACGGTTTATCGTGACAAAGCCAGCAATGATCACCTCATTTTGCTGTCCGAAGGGCGCTTGGTGAATTTGGGAAATGGGACCGGGCATCCATCCCGAGTCATGGATGGTTCATTCGCCAATCAAGTTCTCGCTCAAATTTACCTCTACGAGCGGAAATTCGCCGACCAGAAAGATGGACCAATTACAGTGCAGGTGTTACCGAAGCATCTCGACGAAGAGGTGGCAGCCCATATGGTCAGAGGTTTTGGAGGGGTTATCACTAAACTCACTCAAACACAGGCTGATTATATTCACGTACCAATCAACGGACCGTTTAAAGAGGACAGCTACAAGTACTAA
- a CDS encoding acyl-CoA desaturase has translation MSRTLDPSLAGTPQRDYPTMILFGIIVLTTIVGLPLYAYFYDFSWVDWTMFVMLYLFTGLGITVGYHRLITHRSFKCPNWIKAIFLIAGGMALENSALRWASDHIRHHARCDQKEDPYNATLGFWHSHCGWIFWKDPNRDPKYATRLLQDPLILWQDKYYLPILLSGLVLPFVVGLLYNGWIGGVGCFLLAGLARTFFVLNSTFFINSICHIWGDQPHGTSDSSRDSWWISLLTFGEGYHNYHHMYQSDYRNGVRWYNFDPSKWLIWTLSKLGLAYDLRRQAPNQP, from the coding sequence ATGTCACGAACGTTAGACCCCTCCTTAGCCGGAACTCCACAACGAGACTACCCCACAATGATTCTGTTTGGGATAATTGTCTTGACCACAATCGTCGGGCTCCCATTGTATGCCTACTTTTACGATTTCTCCTGGGTGGACTGGACCATGTTTGTCATGCTTTACCTCTTTACAGGATTAGGCATTACTGTAGGCTATCACCGGTTAATTACCCATAGGAGCTTTAAGTGCCCAAACTGGATCAAAGCCATTTTCTTAATCGCAGGCGGTATGGCGTTAGAAAACTCAGCACTACGATGGGCCAGCGACCATATTAGACACCATGCCCGGTGCGACCAGAAAGAAGATCCCTATAACGCCACCCTGGGTTTTTGGCACAGTCATTGTGGCTGGATTTTCTGGAAAGATCCCAATCGTGATCCAAAATATGCCACCCGGCTTTTGCAGGATCCTCTGATTTTGTGGCAAGACAAATATTACCTTCCCATTCTTTTATCTGGACTGGTGCTCCCATTCGTCGTGGGGCTTTTGTACAATGGGTGGATTGGGGGTGTCGGGTGCTTCCTCCTGGCTGGGCTTGCACGTACCTTCTTTGTCCTAAATTCAACATTCTTCATTAATTCCATTTGCCATATCTGGGGTGATCAACCCCATGGAACATCTGATTCTAGCCGAGATAGTTGGTGGATATCATTACTCACATTTGGAGAGGGATATCACAACTATCATCACATGTATCAAAGTGACTATCGAAATGGTGTTCGCTGGTATAATTTTGATCCATCCAAATGGCTTATATGGACGTTGAGCAAATTAGGCTTAGCCTATGATCTTCGTCGCCAGGCTCCTAACCAGCCGTAA
- a CDS encoding aspartate aminotransferase family protein — protein MITSELQQNTGRFLMNTYTRLPISLVRGNGCLVYDAEGREYLDCLAGIAVNILGHAQPDLVETITRQARQLIHTSNLFYTEPQTSLAQKLVELSFADKVFFCNSGTEANEAAIKLARRYAHNTFGPERFEILTMVNSFHGRTLASLTATGQPKLQEGFGPLVPGFRYAPFNDLDALKANITPQTAAVLLEPIQAEGGIMVPHPSYLKGLREFCTENHILLIFDEVQTGMGRTGTLFAYEQFGIQPDIMTLAKGLGGGLPIGACLATDNVAAAFEPGTHASTFGGNPLACAVALKVIELLIEGGKLEHGLVAGRYLAKGLSSLQEQFSCIHEARGIGLLQGLELTIDGKPLVLECLDRRVLINCTMGKVLRFVPPLIISNAQIDRLLSVLSDVLSKHR, from the coding sequence ATGATTACAAGTGAACTTCAACAAAATACGGGTAGATTTCTGATGAATACCTATACCCGCCTACCCATTTCCCTTGTTCGAGGAAATGGATGTCTGGTGTATGATGCAGAAGGACGGGAATATCTCGATTGTCTCGCGGGGATTGCCGTCAATATCCTAGGTCATGCCCAACCGGATCTTGTGGAGACCATCACACGACAAGCCCGGCAACTCATTCATACCTCCAACCTGTTTTATACCGAACCCCAAACCAGCCTAGCCCAAAAGCTGGTGGAACTGTCCTTTGCGGACAAAGTGTTCTTTTGTAATAGCGGGACAGAGGCTAACGAGGCCGCTATAAAATTAGCCAGGAGGTATGCACACAACACCTTTGGTCCCGAACGGTTTGAAATTTTGACCATGGTGAATTCCTTTCATGGACGAACCTTGGCAAGTCTCACTGCAACCGGCCAGCCAAAATTACAAGAAGGGTTCGGACCGCTTGTGCCTGGTTTTCGATACGCTCCATTCAATGATCTGGATGCCTTGAAAGCCAATATCACTCCCCAGACAGCAGCTGTGCTGTTAGAACCCATTCAGGCTGAAGGTGGGATAATGGTTCCCCATCCTTCCTATTTGAAGGGACTTCGAGAATTCTGCACAGAGAACCATATCCTTCTGATTTTCGATGAAGTCCAAACCGGAATGGGTCGAACGGGGACGTTGTTTGCTTATGAGCAGTTCGGAATTCAACCCGACATTATGACATTGGCTAAAGGCTTGGGGGGCGGCCTCCCCATTGGGGCCTGCCTAGCTACCGACAACGTCGCAGCGGCATTTGAACCAGGCACGCACGCCTCCACGTTCGGAGGCAACCCCTTAGCCTGCGCGGTAGCCTTAAAAGTCATAGAACTCCTCATTGAAGGCGGAAAACTTGAACATGGGCTGGTTGCGGGTCGCTATTTAGCCAAAGGACTCAGCTCCCTGCAAGAGCAATTCTCCTGCATTCATGAGGCCCGCGGCATTGGCCTCCTCCAGGGCTTAGAATTAACCATTGACGGAAAACCTCTCGTCCTGGAATGCCTTGACCGACGTGTCCTAATTAACTGCACTATGGGAAAGGTCCTCAGATTTGTGCCTCCCTTAATCATCAGTAACGCACAAATTGATCGGCTTCTGTCCGTCCTCTCTGACGTTCTTTCCAAGCATCGTTAA
- the argF gene encoding ornithine carbamoyltransferase yields the protein MSSPRQSSRTGKSTSSAQRKKRTDLPKDLLTVADIPRNTIHHLIALAQKMKAARTQGRTTFPLKGKTLGLIFEKPSTRTRVSFEAGMNQLGGQAIFLASEKIQLSRGESLADTAKVLTRYLDGLVVRTFNQTSLEEWARHTSIPVINGLTDDCHPCQALADLLTIVEHRVHAKGLKLAYIGDGNNITHSLIEIGAKVGMHVTVGCPQGYEPDPHIVEAAQKEGQQTGARIEITHDPNIAATDADVIYTDVWISMGQEHQQEPRMEALAPYQVNGRLMQQAKPDALLMHCLPAHRGEEITEDVLDGPQSVVLDQAENRLHIQKAILLQWLGRSPL from the coding sequence ATGTCGTCACCAAGGCAGTCTTCTCGTACCGGAAAATCCACTTCTTCCGCACAGCGCAAGAAGAGGACGGACCTTCCCAAAGACTTGCTGACGGTGGCCGATATTCCCAGGAATACGATTCACCATTTGATTGCTCTTGCTCAAAAGATGAAGGCTGCCAGAACACAAGGGCGCACCACCTTTCCGTTAAAGGGCAAAACGTTAGGGCTTATTTTTGAAAAGCCCTCTACGCGGACCAGGGTTTCCTTCGAAGCCGGAATGAATCAACTTGGTGGACAAGCCATTTTTCTGGCGTCCGAAAAAATCCAATTGAGCCGTGGAGAAAGTTTAGCCGATACAGCAAAAGTCCTGACGCGCTACTTAGATGGACTCGTTGTAAGGACATTCAACCAAACCTCCCTGGAAGAATGGGCCCGACATACCTCGATTCCTGTCATCAATGGATTAACGGACGATTGTCACCCCTGCCAGGCCTTAGCTGATCTTTTGACCATTGTCGAACATAGGGTCCACGCGAAAGGCTTAAAGCTGGCATATATTGGAGATGGAAACAATATCACCCACTCCCTTATCGAAATCGGGGCCAAAGTGGGTATGCACGTGACCGTAGGATGCCCACAAGGCTATGAACCTGATCCCCATATTGTTGAGGCGGCGCAAAAAGAAGGCCAACAAACAGGTGCCAGAATTGAAATCACCCATGATCCTAACATCGCTGCAACGGACGCTGATGTGATTTATACAGATGTGTGGATCAGCATGGGGCAGGAACACCAGCAGGAACCACGCATGGAAGCTCTGGCGCCTTATCAGGTCAACGGGAGACTCATGCAACAGGCAAAACCGGATGCCCTCCTCATGCATTGCCTGCCGGCCCATCGTGGTGAGGAAATAACCGAAGACGTCCTGGACGGCCCACAATCAGTCGTGTTGGATCAAGCCGAAAACCGTCTACACATCCAAAAAGCTATTTTGCTTCAATGGTTAGGAAGATCGCCTTTATGA
- the argH gene encoding argininosuccinate lyase — protein MKKRTGAPSLKTLSHSSASPQTKLPQTPGDSKLWGGRFQGQTHQLVETFTASINVDRRLYEYDIEGSIAHCKTLQRAKVLPQRECQSIIRGLLTIREDIRAGRHQWKTEDEDVHMSIERRLTELIGPVGGKLHTGRSRNDQVTLDLRLYLRDTIQHLSNDLRVLQQSLVTLAERYMGVIMPGYTHLQRAQPVLFSHHALAYVEMVERDKGRLHDALVRINVMPLGSGALAGNNYPIDRHYTASLLHFPCVTQNSLDAVSDRDYVIEVLSACAIVMMHLSRLSEELILWSSQEFHFTDLPDGFCTGSSMMPQKKNPDVPELIRGKTGRVYGHLLSLLTTLKGLPLSYNRDLQEDKEPLFDTLDTVTISVNIYAELLNQLTIQPEPMKEAVSQGFLLATELADYLVKKGMPFRESHHVVGSLVRECLAKGKDLGQLTQQDLQNASSSFDPKAFQVLTPEAAINSKNIIGGTAKAQVTKQIKGWKKSLQAEMKRSIKNQ, from the coding sequence ATGAAGAAACGCACCGGCGCACCCTCCCTCAAAACCCTATCCCATTCTTCAGCATCTCCTCAAACAAAGCTGCCACAAACACCCGGAGATTCAAAACTCTGGGGAGGGCGATTTCAAGGTCAAACACATCAACTCGTTGAAACGTTCACCGCCTCGATCAACGTTGATCGCCGCCTGTATGAATACGACATTGAAGGTAGCATCGCCCACTGCAAAACGTTACAACGGGCTAAGGTCTTGCCGCAGCGAGAATGCCAAAGCATTATACGAGGACTCCTGACCATTCGGGAGGACATTCGCGCCGGCCGCCATCAATGGAAGACCGAAGATGAAGACGTGCACATGAGCATTGAACGGCGCCTGACCGAGCTGATTGGGCCAGTTGGCGGTAAACTCCACACCGGCCGAAGTCGAAATGACCAAGTCACCCTTGATCTTCGACTCTACCTCAGAGATACCATCCAACACCTGAGCAATGATCTTCGTGTACTTCAACAGTCGCTCGTGACCCTCGCCGAGCGATATATGGGAGTAATAATGCCGGGCTATACACATTTACAGAGGGCCCAGCCGGTTCTCTTTTCGCATCATGCCTTAGCCTATGTGGAAATGGTTGAGCGGGACAAAGGGCGTCTCCATGATGCCCTGGTTCGAATTAACGTCATGCCGTTAGGTTCCGGTGCGTTAGCTGGAAACAATTACCCGATCGACCGACACTATACCGCTTCCTTATTACATTTCCCTTGCGTGACCCAGAATAGCCTGGATGCCGTGTCTGACCGAGATTACGTCATTGAGGTGCTTAGCGCTTGCGCCATCGTGATGATGCACCTCTCCCGTTTAAGTGAAGAACTTATTTTATGGTCATCACAAGAATTTCACTTCACAGATCTTCCCGACGGATTTTGTACAGGCAGCAGCATGATGCCGCAGAAAAAAAATCCAGACGTCCCTGAACTGATCCGGGGGAAAACCGGTCGGGTCTATGGACACTTGCTCAGCCTCCTGACCACTTTAAAAGGATTGCCTCTCAGCTACAATCGGGACCTTCAGGAAGACAAAGAACCGTTGTTCGACACATTGGATACCGTGACGATATCAGTTAATATTTATGCGGAACTCCTGAATCAACTAACGATACAACCTGAGCCTATGAAAGAAGCGGTGTCTCAGGGTTTTCTGCTTGCCACGGAGTTGGCGGACTACTTGGTTAAAAAGGGGATGCCTTTCCGTGAATCCCACCATGTGGTGGGAAGTCTGGTACGAGAGTGCTTAGCGAAAGGGAAGGATTTGGGGCAACTCACCCAACAGGATTTACAAAACGCCTCCTCGTCTTTTGATCCCAAAGCATTTCAAGTTTTAACTCCCGAAGCAGCGATTAACAGTAAAAACATTATAGGTGGTACTGCTAAAGCCCAAGTCACAAAACAGATCAAGGGTTGGAAAAAATCACTACAGGCCGAGATGAAACGTTCGATAAAAAATCAGTGA
- a CDS encoding B12-binding domain-containing radical SAM protein gives MDTSLTHGEIRPKLLLLDPYPRNNPYRMTASERRSIWFPKLSLPAIAAYTPTTWDVEILDEAVRDIDFETPCDVVGISIMTCYAPRAYEIADEFRRRRKPVILGGVHPTYCPDEALRHCDAIVCGEAEDLWPQVINDIEAGSLKRIYRMDQFPTLSHYKPPRIELLSPDSYMTRLCTFTTRGCHFDCEFCSVSPFNGKTTRRRPVPEVIEELKRAKEWLRSDIIERMTRGSLFHALTTSLKIWVGLEEGSIVAFVDDLHNSHRAYCRELWQALKSLNIKWGCQSTLFLGDDPEMVRLAADSGCVSVFVGMESLSDDSLDETNKGFNQVRKFENQIKMFHDHGIMVNPGLVFGFDNDDESVFETAVDFLTRNKVELAYFNVLTPLPGTALYERFKLEGRIIDQDWSKYDGKHVVYTPKRMSAEQLQEGFFWANRQFYSWPCIWNRMGHKSERLIPRLEMNWEFRKLIYRTTPKGALSPLAKVLKNLQTKLPTRETQQLVPNALHPQPSPDSKTQELCLKMRARRHDAFAALFIDLEGTLDHLNAKELLKRITQAGREAKMDIVVNFEHIKHATPKAIYTLFDGEILRAITPHTKLRYRNLKEAFQSIVSEIALENLDLFDEDIQHA, from the coding sequence ATGGATACTTCTCTCACTCACGGTGAAATTCGTCCCAAACTTCTATTGCTTGATCCTTATCCGCGAAATAATCCCTACCGCATGACGGCAAGCGAGCGCCGGTCGATCTGGTTTCCGAAGCTCAGCCTGCCAGCGATTGCCGCTTATACTCCAACAACATGGGATGTTGAAATCCTGGACGAAGCCGTTAGGGATATCGATTTTGAGACTCCCTGTGATGTGGTTGGAATATCCATTATGACCTGTTATGCCCCCAGAGCCTATGAAATTGCAGATGAATTTCGTCGACGGCGGAAACCGGTCATTCTTGGAGGAGTGCATCCCACCTATTGCCCTGATGAAGCTCTGCGCCATTGCGATGCCATTGTCTGCGGGGAAGCCGAAGACCTTTGGCCTCAAGTCATCAACGACATCGAGGCCGGGTCCTTGAAACGAATCTATCGCATGGACCAATTTCCAACCTTAAGTCATTACAAACCCCCACGCATTGAATTACTCAGCCCGGATTCTTATATGACCAGGCTTTGCACTTTCACGACGCGAGGTTGTCATTTTGATTGTGAGTTTTGCAGCGTTTCGCCATTTAATGGCAAAACCACTCGACGCCGACCCGTTCCCGAAGTCATTGAGGAGCTGAAACGAGCCAAAGAGTGGCTGCGCTCGGACATTATTGAACGAATGACCCGTGGGTCACTTTTCCACGCCTTAACAACCTCCCTGAAAATTTGGGTGGGGCTGGAAGAAGGTTCGATTGTTGCTTTTGTAGATGACCTGCATAACAGTCATCGCGCCTACTGCCGTGAGTTATGGCAGGCCCTGAAATCTCTCAACATTAAATGGGGCTGCCAGTCCACCCTCTTTCTTGGGGATGATCCTGAAATGGTACGATTGGCTGCCGATAGCGGTTGCGTATCGGTTTTTGTCGGGATGGAATCCTTGTCGGATGATTCGCTCGATGAAACCAACAAAGGATTTAACCAGGTGCGGAAATTTGAAAACCAAATTAAAATGTTTCATGACCATGGTATCATGGTGAACCCTGGGCTTGTTTTTGGATTTGATAATGACGACGAATCGGTATTCGAGACTGCCGTAGACTTTTTGACGCGCAACAAAGTTGAATTGGCCTACTTTAATGTGTTGACCCCACTTCCAGGGACGGCTTTATACGAACGCTTTAAGCTGGAGGGACGGATCATTGATCAGGACTGGTCGAAGTATGACGGGAAGCATGTGGTATACACACCCAAACGCATGTCAGCCGAGCAATTACAGGAAGGGTTTTTCTGGGCCAACCGCCAGTTTTATTCCTGGCCCTGCATCTGGAATCGCATGGGGCATAAGAGCGAACGACTGATTCCACGCCTGGAAATGAATTGGGAATTTCGAAAATTAATATACCGCACCACACCCAAAGGCGCTTTATCCCCCCTGGCTAAAGTCTTAAAAAATCTGCAAACCAAACTCCCGACCCGTGAAACGCAGCAACTCGTTCCTAACGCTCTTCACCCTCAACCATCTCCTGATTCCAAAACCCAGGAGCTCTGCTTGAAAATGAGAGCTCGTCGTCACGATGCCTTTGCGGCCCTGTTTATTGATCTGGAGGGAACATTAGACCACCTGAATGCCAAAGAACTCTTGAAAAGGATTACACAAGCAGGACGTGAGGCCAAAATGGATATCGTGGTCAACTTTGAGCATATAAAACATGCGACCCCGAAAGCTATTTACACCTTATTTGATGGGGAAATTCTCCGAGCCATCACTCCCCACACAAAATTACGCTATCGAAACTTAAAAGAAGCCTTTCAATCCATTGTTTCCGAAATCGCTCTTGAAAATTTGGACCTGTTTGATGAGGATATCCAGCATGCATGA